A single Thunnus thynnus chromosome 6, fThuThy2.1, whole genome shotgun sequence DNA region contains:
- the lrrc47 gene encoding leucine-rich repeat-containing protein 47, whose product MDDLKKWPEVEKAATEKRRELVLQGPAVDKRVSCDGGLTSAVYSLTLLNYLEVSQCPSLTEIHEDIQHLTNLQSLILCRNKLASIPNVIGNLKSLKVLDLSVNNLRVLPEGITQLKELNTFNVSCNNLEVLPEGLSQCTKLSTINISKNRITSFPADLYSEKLDLLSSLVASDNSLEELSGDIHMLAALKVLDLSNNKLREIPSDLSDCPKLKEINFKGNKLNDKRLEKMVNGCQTKSILDYLRGKRKGRQGEDGADAGNTDKRKRQQQRKKKVADEQDEVEELNKMVVRVLHVSDPSTALTVQVSAEVKDVRPYLVCCVVRGMNLKSGNALKRFLMAQTKLHDDICGKRTTATIATHDVQLLKGPLMYDVKPPTQLKIVPLGRKEMTAVELMRHLQLEADELRKQKKRQNVTGLHKYLQLLQGKPLYPCLVDAEGHVISFPPITNSEKTKIKKTTKELFLEVTSATSLQTCKDVMDALIAKMAELNKFTAEHQEEEGSDGEGGSPPEPASSSETSSELIIQQVRTVDQDGNLKVVYPSKTDLSKDISNLTVIW is encoded by the exons ATGGACGACTTGAAGAAATGGCCAGAAGTAGAGAAAGCGGCGACAGAGAAGAGACGTGAGCTGGTTCTTCAGGGTCCTGCTGTCGATAAGAGAGTCTCTTGTGATGGAGGGCTCACCTCTGCTGTCTACTCCCTCACACTGCTGAATTATCTGGAAGTCAGCCAGTGCCCGAGTTTGACAGAGATCCACGAAGACATCCAGCATCTGACAAATCTCCAAAGCCTCATCCTGTGCAGGAACAAACTCGCCTCCATCCCGAATGTCATCGGCAACCTCAAGTCATTGAAGGTCCTGGACCTTTCAGTCAACAACCTCAGGGTTTTACCAGAGGGTATCACCCAGTTAAAGGAGCTAAACACGTTCAATGTGAGCTGTAACAACCTGGAGGTCCTGCCGGAGGGACTGAGCCAGTGCACCAAGCTCTCCACCATCAACATCTCCAAGAATCGCATCACCAGCTTCCCCGCTGATCTCTACTCGGAGAAACTGGATCTCCTCAGCAGCCTGGTTGCCTCTGATAACAGCCTTGAAGAGCTGAGTGGAGATATTCACATGCTAGCTGCTCTGAAG GTGCTGGATCTCTCAAACAACAAGCTGAGGGAAATCCCTTCTGATTTGAGCGACTGCCCTAAGCTAAAGGAGATCAACTTTAAAGGCAACAAGTTGAACGACAAGCGCCTGGAGAAGATGGTCAACGGCTGCCAGACCAAGTCCATCCTCGACTAcctcagaggaaaaagaaaaggcagaCAGGGAGAGGATGGAGCTGACGCAGGCAACACAGACAAAAGGAAAAGGcaacagcagaggaagaagaaggtggCAGACGAACAGGATGAAGTGGAGGAACTGAATAAGATGGTAGTGAGGGTTCTCCATGTTTCGGACCCTTCTACAGCGCTCACAGTCCAAGTGAGTGCAGAGGTGAAGGATGTTCGACCATACCTGGTATGCTGCGTGGTCAGAGGGATGAACCTAAAATCTGGGAATGCTCTCAAGCGGTTCCTGATGGCTCAG ACGAAGCTTCATGATGACATTTGTGGTAAAAGGACCACTGCGACCATTGCAACTCATGATGTGCAGCTTCTCAAAGGTCCCTTGATGTACGATGTCAAGCCGCCGACTCAGCTGAAG ATTGTGCCGCTGGGTCGAAAGGAGATGACGGCCGTTGAGCTGATGAGACATCTTCAGCTGGAGGCTGATGAGCTGaggaagcagaagaagaggCAGAACGTAACTGGCCTCCACAA atACCTGCAGCTTCTGCAAGGGAAACCACTCTATCCTTGCCTAGTGGACGCAGAGGGACACGTGATCTCATTCCCACCTATAACCAACAGTGAGAAAaccaag ATTAAGAAGACAACCAAAGAGTTGTTCTTGGAGGTGACGAGTGCAACCAGCCTGCAGACCTGTAAAGATGTTATGGACGCTCTGATTGCA AAAATGGCGGAGTTGAATAAGTTCACAGCCGAacatcaggaggaggaggggtcagaCGGGGAGGGGGGCAGTCCCCCAGAGCCGGCTTCCAGCAGCGAGACCTCCAGCGAACTGATCATCCAGCAGGTCCGAACTGTTGACCAAGACGGGAACCTGAAGGTCGTCTACCCGTCCAAGACTGACCTCTCCAAAGACATCAGCAACTTGACAGTCATTTGgtag